One Channa argus isolate prfri chromosome 17, Channa argus male v1.0, whole genome shotgun sequence genomic window, attttgggggggggaaatACACTATTAGTACACTGTTTTATTAATCCAAAAGCATCTACTACAACCTTCAAACCAACTAgtttcaaattaatatttttaatgatgaaaTACTGCCATGATTGGAAAATTGGTGCGTTATCTAATGGTTCAAAAGTTCCTATTCATTTCCATCAGTAGCAGGGCATTCACCGACATAATACATTTCTCCCTGCCAATTAGTGTCCAATAATAACCTTACATCATTTGGGGAACCAGTGTCTTTACAATCACAGTACCCTGGTTGTTAAGTTTCAAGCGAGGTGCATTACTTTATCTTTTCCATCCATAGACAcagaagcacaaaaacacaggtcATGCATCTGCAGAGTTTTCTACTGTGAAGCTCAACAGAGGGTTTGTTAAATTGCTGAGCGGTGCAGAGGGCGCTTCTCTCGCCTGACAAACAGAAAGCTGCTAGTGTTGATGAGCTGCTCCAAGGCCCCATACAGACCCAGGAATGCCCCACTTTTTTCAGTATCATAAACCTTCTGATATCCTATTTTGACAGGGAATCGGagagaaatttttttttaaaaagagcagTAAATGTATTACTAGTTTTCTAATCTTTTATACAATCGATACAGCAGATATAAGCAAACAAGACAGAGGAGGCCACCAATGTCAGCACCATCTTATTTATTCATCCATAATAAAAGTAAGACTAAAGGACCAAGTGtattcaaacacaaaacactcatACTGTTGTACAGTAAGTGAGCAGGGTGATCACCTGGAGAACTCGTTGATTGTCAGTACTTTGTGGATTCCTTGAGATGAATGTACTATATGATTCTGTTATATTAATAAAAGATACGCAGATATTGTTCTTTGATATTGCAAAGCAGGCAAATACGACTCCACGCTGCTGTGGTATATTCCTAGCTTTGGTCCTGACAATAGGAGATCACATCTTACACACAGACAAGTAgtttatatactttatatacagtacttgTCTTTCGGTGTGTCCGGCATTAAGATTGCAAACTCAATCTAAATATGCAGACATCTAAGTAACCTACTTTTCAGCTTCATATGACAttactcactcacacacacgcctaCAAATAAAATTCACTTTAGGTAGCAACATTTAAAGCATAGCAATGCTAAAATCATCAGAGCATAAAATTATTATACCTTGTAGCTGTTTCACAGTGATATCCAAGAGTAGAGGCCCtgagttagaaaaaaaacagtggaaaaaaaagaaattaatttcacTTAACTTTAAATTAGTAAAAAACAGGCACATCTTACTTTTTAATATGATGTGTTTGATTGTTTGGATTATTGAGGAATTAAAGTGATCAGCAACTACAAAACATGGAACACCTGTGCAATTTTATGCAATTcactacagcagctctgccatgtaGTCCACTTTGAAAAGCctatgttttcttattttctatATTAGTTTTAaggtgaaactgtcagaaagttggTAATCTTAGTCTGTGaactgaggtcatagtgggtggtggaatGCTCCTGTAGTGCATTGTTTTGGccttgtaaaagtacaattcatggcagagctgcactAAGGGATTGTATTAGATAGTACAGGTGGAcctaatgttgtagctgatgtgacagtacagtatatgtagaAAAAAACCAAGGTACAGCAATGATCTGAACAAATGTTCAGAGAGGTTTCTAAATCATTATGCAACAGGTTATTCAATGATGACTTCTTTGACACTAAGTCTGGTTTTTTTACTGCAATTATCCCTAAATAAAGTATTAGCTGAGTGTcaggattttaattttaaactctTAAACTCTTCCTCGGGTTCACTACATTTAATGAACCAACTTTGAACCTCTACACTTGCAACAGATCTGGATGCAGTTCTTCAGATACCGTGGCTTAGATGATCCTGCTAATTTGCTCCTCTGCACTTTTTTCGGTTGTGGGAATGCCACCGTGTTCCAAGACCCTCTAAAATCAGCACATGATTTTCTTGATCACTAAATCCACAGGGTGTGTCTGCGACAGATTCATCACTGAGATCTTTACACTTGCAAGTGTGTTTCAGCAGTGTCTCAGGAGCTTTCAGACTAAACTAATGGTCGTATTTCACTCTAATTGAAAGcttgatttttagttttttccaacagcttaataaattaataatgctAATGTTCACTTCTTGTGTCCATtatctcttctttctttctttccattctACTTTTCTCCATGTTTTCAGCTCAGGCCTTAACCTTACGTTAGCTCATCTCCAACACATCCTTCTTCTTGCTGGACTTGCGTCCCAGACCTTCAGCCTGTTCTAGGGTGGTTGTTAGAGGTCGGCCCAAGGTCTCAGGTAACATTAACGTCAGCAGTCCGATAATGAATGCAAGGATTCCCACGATGAGCTACAAGGGATTATGataaatacaggaaaaaatgtatttgttcccATTCATTTTCTTGCCAGGCTACCTTTTCAGATCAACTATGACAAATGAATGCAGGATGTAAAGGTGACCTGGACAAGTTTAAAACAGGCGATGAAACACTTAataacatgttgatttgacagcCATGTGTACCTGAGGTAGGTAGACCCAGACATCTGCCAGGTGCACACAGAAAGGAGCAACGATACTGCCGACACGGCACATCATACTGCCACTGCCTACAGCCAGAGTCCTACAGGTAGATCAGACATGAAGtccaaacacaacatttattaacaaaatcaATTAGTGCAAACTCTGAAAATCTACACTGTATCATGTTTGTATGCACTAAGGGCAACTGCATTAAGTGCAAACTGACTGTAGTCCAGAAATTCATTTGTCCAGGAGCAGCTCTTTTGACTAATCTTACCTTATGATGGTCGGGTACAGCTCACAGGTGTACAGGTAGATGAGACCAAAGGCAATGGCAATGGCAAACTTCCCAATCATACTGAGAAAAATGGCCAGTACCTGGATGTCCTGTGGAGAAGGAGTGGGATGTGGAAGAGAACTGAGTTGTACATGACAGACAAACACTCTGCATGTTTATCGCATGTCTCACACAATAATCGATTATTAATCAATTGTACAGCTGATTCTGtcatacacaaaaatacaaacacttgTTCTTTAAATGTCAGACTTGTCATCATTCTCCATCAACAGCCAAGGTTTAAATAAGAGCAAACACTCTTTTACACGGATagagaaacatttcacattAGAAGGATTAGGATTAGGAAGGATTATAACAAAAAGGCATTGTTGATTCctcaaaaaacaacttttaatttatgtattatACTTTGTTCTACAGAGCTACATGTCcatatattacacacacaggaatGTTTTGTCCTGAACACTTGTCCAAGCAAacttttttctcatcttttctgTGAACAGTAAATTCATACATGTGTTGGACATAGTATCCAAAGAAACATTACAGTCTACAAATTTCCATTTTTGATTTAGAAACCTGGACATCTGTTTTGGACACATTTTTGGAGGACATCCGAAACAGActctaaacaaaaatgtttctttatggTCTGTCATGGATGTCCACAGACCTGAATGTGTAAATAAGACTTCATTTGGACATCTGATAATGTGCATTTGttgctcagctgactctctcccaatattcaaaaaactgctgaaaacagaactcttccgcatcttcctaaatcacttccaaaaaaaaaaaaaaaaaaaaaattcctttctgctctttctcgcacttgcatctcgtgaactgtgaacagttttctgataggactttgctttgatgttttctccttgacttagatttttgctgccttgtacttcacttgtaagtcgctttggataaaagcgtctgctaaatgactaaatgtaaatgtaaatgtaaatgctatACAGGTTCCATATGTAGATGTTAAAACATGTCCTTGTTTAGTGGGTAGCTTCATATCCAGTGTACAGACATGAGAGTGCTGTCAATATTTTCATCTAATCCTCAGAAGGGAAACAAGTGCATTTCTCAACATGTCAAAGAACTGACCTCGTCTGATTTGTGGAACTCTTTTCGGATGTTTACCAATGCACAGTACAATATATTTGTCTCTGGAGTCTGCTAAAGTGAATTACCTATGAGGACACTGCCGAGGAAGTTTGATAAAGCAGTGACATAAACCGGAAACAAACAGTCCCTCACACACTTGTTGCTGCTGTCACTATCTTCTAATTACTATGTTTCCTCTCACATGTGTTGGCCATGGATCAATGGTTAAATTTACTTGGAAATCAAGTACTGTAATAAATCTACCTTGTAGACAACTCAGCCAAAAGCCGGTCTTATTTAAATCACAGTTCACAGAACTGCATGTGTCATATATCAGAGCTCGACAGTAACAGAACTCCAGACAGATCctggaaatgcaaaaaaatactcGGCAGATCATTTGCCCGCATTAAACATGAAGGAAAGGTTTGTGTGAAGTCCGTTTGAAGTTGATTTCCTCCAAATGTGGGGTGAAAATAAGTGTAAAAAGTTGGTGACATAATAACTGTTATAATAAAGACACTAACAGAAGATGTTTTATAAGCCCAAAGAAAGTGTTTAGGGTGCATCTAAAGAGGTAAATATAATGGATTCATTTATATAAGATGCAAGAACACTaatgctctctctgtctcacacacacacacacacacacaatgtacgTACAGCGGGCACCACAATGATGAGCATACAAGCGACCCCGGCCAGGAGAAGAGCTGGGGCACAAGTATTTTTTCTTCCAATCCGGTCCATCGCAAAACAACCAATGAGATAAGAGGGGATCTCCACTGCACCTGGAAACAACAAATCACAGCAGATCTGGGTCAGAGGTTATCATGTCACTAACACAGTGACACTCTATCTAGGAGACCTAAATAACCAGCACCTGAATCGTTGGGGAATCTTATGCTCTCACATGTGCTCTACTAAAATGACTTGACGGAAAGTTAGTATTCgtttataaaatattactacaaaacaaatcacattaaaTCAGCTCCGTGTTCcgtgtaagaaaaaaaaaaggcaaagtagATTATGAACAAATACTTTGACGAGTAAGTGAACTGTTGAACTGCTGTTCCCAGACATCAGTGTCAGTTTACTATTTAATACGTGCAGCAGATTAATGAGAAATACtatgaatagaaaataaatacaaatattgaaatatacCTGAattactccactacaagtacaaaCGTACACTACTCCAATTAAGAATTCCACATAAGCCAACAAacctttaaatgtgaaaattatggctaagaaaatgtatttatttaagaaaCTGGGGGCAGAATTACCCAGTGGGTCCTGTCACACAGCTGGTAATTTTCAAGCAGGTTTTAACAAATTTACGCACTGGACTAAGCTCATGGCTATTGGAGACAAACGAAAATGTACCAACACTTACCAGCGAGAAAGAGATTCATATACTGGTTTCCTCCTAGACTGACTGAGCCCAGAGAGAAGACATAGTAGCCCAAGCTGCCGATGAACCAGATGGCCCACACTGTGCATGTACGAGCCGCCATCCTCCAGCTGCAAAACAGATCCAGGATGGACAGCTTCTTGTCAGAATGCAGTGGTTGCTCCTCTGTCTCCCGTTCCATCAGAGCTCTGCCGTTCTCTCTCTCCGCTTGCTCCAGGAGCTCATCCACCTTGGGTCTGCTTTCGAGCCCGTTGAAGCGGGCCATCATGTCCATGAGGGTCTGAGTGTCCTTGTAACGGCTCTTGGCCATCAAGTAGAAAGGGGTCTCGGGAAACTTCCAGCAAAAGAGCAGGAAGGGTGAGGTGCATATGGAGAGGATAATCTGGTAGATCCACCAGACCCGGACCAAGTACCCTGTCAGTGCTACTACCAT contains:
- the slc22a16 gene encoding solute carrier family 22 member 16, which translates into the protein MTVERIFDELGHFKRFQACLYFAAVFQAISCGIHYLASVFLVDTPNFLCSVPGNITDVLYYNLTGHSVEDILPVFKSGTGPLVVQTAEGDQWELSRCRFALRINPEAFSYDFVGNKTVKPCDGNFIYDHTEVQQSIVTDWDLVCEKEWLAKLCQPTFMLGVLIGALVFGDIADRVGRVRILMFTSLCQFGLGVAVAFSGNYYFFVGLRFLLAMVSSGYLVVVFVYVTEFTGNKVRTWTSMHVHAAFAVGIMVVALTGYLVRVWWIYQIILSICTSPFLLFCWKFPETPFYLMAKSRYKDTQTLMDMMARFNGLESRPKVDELLEQAERENGRALMERETEEQPLHSDKKLSILDLFCSWRMAARTCTVWAIWFIGSLGYYVFSLGSVSLGGNQYMNLFLAGAVEIPSYLIGCFAMDRIGRKNTCAPALLLAGVACMLIIVVPADIQVLAIFLSMIGKFAIAIAFGLIYLYTCELYPTIIRTLAVGSGSMMCRVGSIVAPFCVHLADVWVYLPQLIVGILAFIIGLLTLMLPETLGRPLTTTLEQAEGLGRKSSKKKDVLEMS